CCGAACTCGGAAGTTAAGACCTCCAGCGCCGATGATACTGCAAGTTCACTTGTGGGAAAGTAGGTCGTCGCCAGGACCTTTTTTTTCTCTTCTCTTCTCAAAAAATGAGCATCACTCTCGCAATCCTCACCTTCCTTCTTCTTGTCATCGCCTTTTTCACCCATATATTCTCTTTTCCTGCAAATTGGTTCATCATTTTGATCTTGGGCGTCTGGGCCTGGATCAGTCCCGAATCTACGCTCACTCTGACAACCTTTTTGATTTTTGTGGCTGTTGCCTTCCTTGGGGAATGTATCGAGTTCGCATTGCAAACCGTAGGTGCTCGCAAATATGGCGCATCATCATCCGGAAACTGGGGTGCTTTTGCGGGCGCCATATTCGGAGCGATACTGGGAGCTCCCTTTTTCCTTGGCTTGGGCGCTCTTTTGGGAGCGGTTGCCGGAGCGTATCTGGGGTGCCTTGGCGTTGAACTGATGAATCACCGTCCTCTCGCGGACGCAAAAAAAGCGGCTCTGGGCGCAATGATAGGCAAGATTCTTGGCTTGGCAATCAAGATCGGGATAGGCATTGCGTTTCTCGTTCACGCATTCGAGCTGCTCTTCGGGAATTGAGGACGTTGACTCGTCTGGCAAAAGTCCTCAATATTCCAAGTTGATGAGGGGATGATTAGGGATGGACTTGTCAGCTATTCCCTGCATATCCTTCATCTACTTCACGTTCACGGGCTTTGGCCGCGTTTTTTGCCAGTTCGTCGCAGCGTTCATTCTCCGGGTTCCCGTCGTGGGCTTTCACCCAATGAAACATCACCTTGTGTTTTTTCAGCAAAATCAGGAGTTGCTCCCAGAGATCCCTGTTCTTGACCGGCTTTTTGGCAGAGGTGACCCAACCGTTCTTGATCCATGACTGGATCCATTTTTTTGAGATGGCGTCGCACACATAGCGCGAGTCCGAATGGACATGTACTACGCATGCCCTTTTGAGGTGCTCAAGTGCATGAATAACACCCCTGATTTCCATGCGATTGTTCGTAGTTTCGACATATCCACGGCTCAGTTCCTTTCTCGCGTCAGCCCAGATGAGAACAGCGCCCCAGCCTCCGGGACCCGGGTTGCCCAGGCTTGACCCGTCAGTATAAATTGTAACCATTGTATCACTCACATTATCCTCAATTTCTGGTTTGAAATGTTGTTGCGATTATAGAGGCGTTGTCCACGATTCCTTGACCTTGCCTCGGGAGTCTTTTACGAAGGAGCACTATGAATTGGGACTGGGAAAAACTACAAGAAAAACGACAGAGGCAGTCTGGCCCCATGCCTGGGCCGGATCTTGGTGATTTAAACGAAAAAGTCAAACAGTTTAAACAGATGAATTTGCCAGGCTGGCGGCTCATCTTGCTTGCGGCCCTTTTGTTCTGGCTCGGGAGCGGTATATATATCGTTCAACCTGATGAAGTCGGCGTTGTCAAACGCTTCGGTGCCTACGAACGCACTACTGAACCTGGACCGCACTATCGACTGCCTTTTCCGTTTGAATCCGTGTTGACTCCACAAGTCACCAAGATTCAGCGGCTAGAAGTCGGTTTTCGCGGTAGCACCGCCTTTACCGTAGGCACTGGTGTCCAGGTGCGGCAGGTTCCGGAGGAGTCCCTGATGCTGACCGGCGATGAAAACATCGTCGACGTTCAGTTCATCGTTCAGTTTCTGATCGATAATGCGCAGGACTATCTGTTCAATGTCGCCAACCAGGATAAGACGGTCAAGGACGCCGCTGAAGCCGCCATGCGTGAGGTCATCGGCTATAACAAGATCGATGCCGCGCTCACCGATGACAAGCTGACCATCCAGAATGACACCCGTGATTTGCTGCAAAAAATTCTGGACAGTTACAAGATTGGTATCAGGGTTGTCGCTGTGCAGCTGCAGGATGTGCACCCTCCGCGTCAGGTTATCGATGCCTTCAAGGATGTCGCCAGCGCGAAAGAGGACAAGAGCCGTTTCATCAATGAGGCGGAAGCCTACGAAAATGATCTGGTCCCGCGTACGCGCGGAGAGGCTGCTGCCATCATGAATCAGGCTCAGGCCTACAAGGAAACCAAAATCCTGCAGTCCAAAGGTGACAGCGATCGTTTCCTGTTTGTTCTTGAAGAATACCGAAAGGCAAAGGACATTACGAAAAAGCGTATTTATCTGGAAACAATGGAAGAGATACTTTCCAGGCCGGAAGTGGAGAAGATCATTATCTCAAATGATTCCATGCAGCGGGTATTCCCCTATTTGCCTTTGCAGCGCTCCGGAAGAGCAGCCGTGACCGGGCAGGGTAAAGACGGAGGAGCGAACTGATGAGATCAATTCAATTTGTAATAGCCGGAATAGGCATCGCTGTATTTATTCTTCTGCAATGTGTTTTTGTAGTCGATCAGACTGAACGAGCCATTGTTCTACAGTTGGGCAAACCAGTTGGTAATGCTGACTATGAACCTGGTTTGCATTTCAAGCTTCCTTTTGTGCAGAATGTCATATTTTTTGATTCACGGGTTCTTGAATACGATGCACCGGCTGCAGAGATTCTCACTCAAGATAAGAAAAATATGGTTGTTGACAATTTTTCCAGATGGAGAATTGTCAATCCGCTATTGTTTTATCAAAAAGTTCGAAGCGTGCAGAACGGATTATCCCGCATTGATGATATCGTTTATTCACAATTGAGAGAAGCTTTGGGTCGTTATACGCTTACTGAAATCGTGGCGGTTGAGCGATCGACAATCATGGACGAAGTGACGACTAGATCCAACGTGCTTTTGGGCGAGTATGGAATTCATATCATTGATGTTCGCATCAAGCGGACTGATTTGCCCCAGGAAAACCAGCTTGCGATCTATGGGCGCATGAAGGCCGAGCGTGAGCGCCAAGCCAAACAGTATCGCTCGGAAGGGCGAGAAGAGGCCACCAAGATCACGACCCTGGCAGATCGTCAGAGGGCTGTCATCCTGGCCGATGCCAGACGTGCGGCCGAGGCTGCACGGGGCGAGGGTGAAGCCGCAGCAACGGCCATATATGCCCAGGCCTTGTCTCAGGATCCTGACTTCTATGAATTTGTGCGAACCATGGATGCATACAAGAAGACCATGAAGGATCAGACCCAGTTTGTCCTGACGCCTCAGAGCGAGTTCTTCAAGTATCTCCAATAAGACGAAACGACAGTACAAAAAAAGGCGACCCTCGGGTCGCCTTTTTTTTGTACTGTATATTTCAAAGGGATTTTGCGTCTTCTTCCACCTGTTCGATCATCTTGCGCCTTTCTTCCAGTATCCGCTGCGTCAGTTCCGGATCATGCAGGGCCAGGATCTGGGCTGCTAGCCAGGCCGCGTTGCGTGCTCCGACCTTGTCCAAAGCCAGCGTGCCAACCGGAAAGCCGGGGGGCATCTGTACAGTGGCCAGCAACGCATCCCAGCCTCCCAGTGCGGATGCTGAAATCGGTATCCCAAGGACCGGCCTTACTGTTTTCGCGGCGACAGCGCCGGCCAGATGGGCGGCAAGGCCTGCTGCGCAGATAAAAACCTGAACACCATCCTCCTCCAGTTCCTTGATCAGACGGGAGGTGCGCTCCGGAGTCCGATGAGCTGAAGTGATTGTGAACGTGCAGGAAATTCCGAGTTTTTCCAGAACATCTGCGCAAGGGCGAACCGTAGCCTCGTCGGACTTGCTACCCATGAAAATTGCTACCTGTGGCATCAGGACCTCCTTAATCCTTTATTGGCGATATCTTTACGATAATAGCTGTTGTCAAAATGGATTTTGGCCACTGCCTGGTAAGCCCGCTCCCGCGCTTGTTGCAGGTCGGTACCAAGGGCGGTGACACCAAGAACCCGTCCGCCGCTGCTGACGGGAATGCCGTCTTGCAGTTGCGTACCGGCCTGGAAGACTTTGACCGATTCAATCTGCTCCGCAGCTTCGATGCCAGAGATAGCCATCCCTTTGGGATAGTTTTGCGGGTATCCCATCGCCGCCATCACGACGCAGCAGCTGGTTTCCTGATGAAATTCCACCTTTTCAGGAGAAAGGGTGCCGTTCACGCAATCAAGCATGATTTCGACCAGATCCGATTTGAGCCTGGCCATGAGCGGCTGGCATTCGGGATCCCCAAAGCGGACATTGTACTCCAGCACCATTGGACCCTTGGCGGTCATCATGAGGCCGGCATAGAGTACGCCCTTGAAAGGCTGGCCGATAGCCGCCAAATGCCTGGTGATGGGGCGAATGGCCAGATCGGCCATGGCTTCGTATCGGTCCGGCGGCAGGATGGGCGCAGGGCTGTAGGCGCCCATGCCTCCTGTGTTGAGCCCGGTGTCGCCGTCGCCGATGCGCTTGTGGTCTTGCAGCGACGGCATGGGCACGATGGTGGTCCCGTCACAGAATGCCATGAAGGAAGCTTCCTCACCGATCAAGGCCTCTTCGACCACGACGGTTTGGCCAGCCTCTCCGAACACCTGCGTGACCATCATGTCCTTGAGGGCCTCTTCAGCTTCGCTCATGCTCTGTGCTATGACCACGCCTTTTCCGGCAGCCAGACCGTCCGCCTTGATGACCATGGGCAGGACCTGTCCCCGCACGTAATCCAGCGCCCGTTCATAATTGTCGAAGACCTGGAAGTCTGCTGTAGGCACTCCGGTTTCCCGCATCATGTTTTTGGCGAAGGCCTTGGAGCCTTCCAATTGGGCGTCGAAAGTGCAAGGGCCAAAGCATGGGATATTCACCGCGTTCAGTGCCTCGTGCAGCCCAAGGACGAGGGGCAGTTCAGGTCCGGCGACGACAAGACCTATTTCATTATCGCGGGCAAAAGCGACAATGCCATCTATGTTGCTGTCTTGGAGGGGAACGTTGGTGCCCAGAAGTGCGGTTCCACCATTTCCAGGCGCGATGAACAATTTGTCCAGCAGCGGACTTTGACTGATTTTCCATGCCAGGGAGTGTTCGCGTCCACCGGCTCCAACTATAAGAATATTCAAACAATCCTCCTGTAGTCCAATTCTGTATGGAAACGGGCGCTCTAGGATCGGCGCTTAAACAGTTTTTCCAGATCGTTAACGCCCCATCGCACCGCCACCGGGCGACCATGCGGGCAGAAATTTTTTTCCGGCAGGTTTTGCCAGGAGTCGACAAGCGCCAGCGCTTCGTCCGCAGTGAGCGTATCTCCTGCCTTGATGGCGGCCTTGCAGGCCATGACAGCCCAGAGATCTTCCATGGTTGTGGCTTTCCCGGTCAGAATATCCTGCAGAAACTCCTTTGCTTTGGACGGGATCAGAAGTGCGGGGATGGATTTCAGTTTCAGGAGCCCGGGAGCCAGCTCTAGAGAAAACCCCAGTTCGTCGAGTTTTGTCCAGATCTCCTGCGCCAATGCAGCCTGTGCAGGATGGAGAGGGATCTCAAGGGGAAGGAGGAGCGGCCGTCTGTCCCCGCGTGATCCCTGTGCGCGCATCATGTTGAACAGGACACGTTCGTGGGCTGCGTGCTGGTCGATAAGCGTGATCTCGTCCCGTGCGGCAAGAATCAAATATGTTTGGGCAAATTGCCCAAGATATTGGACCTCGGAGGGACGTGGCGTTTGTGAAGCCCGCTGCAGGTCCGAGGAGAGCTGTGAAGCTTGTGTGTTCTGATCAGGTGTCCCCGGTTCTGGATACGTGCTGCCAGCGGGTTCGAAGAGTTTTTGCGCAGCGGTGGAGGATGCGAATTTCTGAGGCCACTGCTGGTCGTAAAGCAGGGGAGTCTGCCTTGTTTCGGTCTCGGCCGGGACGGTTGCGGAAAAACGATGTTCCATTGCGGGCAAGGATGCATGCATCTGACTGACGGAGAGCGGCTGGGCATGATCAACGGCCAGCGTCTGGTGCGAGTTTCGCTCAAGGGTCTGCAGCACGGCTCTGCGAACGATCCGGAAAATGAATCCGTCGTCCTGAAAGCGGACTTCGGTTTTGGCCGGATGCACGTTCACGTCAACCTCGTCCGGTGGGATCTGAAGAAAAACGACCGCCTGCGGATATTCCTTGCCGAGAATTCTCCCCCGGTACGCTTCGCGGATGGCGCTCAGTATTGTCTTGTCCTGAACCGGACGGGAATTCACATAGATCAGAATGCGGTCCGGTCGCGCTTGCGCCATGGCGGGATCCCCGACAAGGCCTTGAATGGATAGTGAGCCTTCATCATGGCTGACGACATGCAAGGCGTCGACAACCTCCTGGGGCCAGATAGCCGCAAGGCGCTGCGTGAGTTCCTGGCCTGCCAGGAAACGATGCACGCTACGCTCGGCGTTCAGGAACTCAAAATCGACATGCGGGTTGGCAAGCGCGATGCGTGCGACAAGTTCAGCGCATTTGCGTGTCTCGGTCCCTGGTTTTTTGAGAAATTTGAGGCGGGCCGGTACGTTGGAGAAAAGATCGCTGACCTCAACTTCAGTCCCGCGGGGCATGGCTGTCTTGTCCTCGCGAACAACGCGGCCATGCAGCACTTCAAGGACCCCGCCCTCCCCATCCCGCCTGGCGGAGGCGATGCGGAAGCGAGAAACCGAAGCTATGCTCGGCAGGGCCTCTCCGCGGAAGCCAAAACTTTTGATATCCTGCAGGTCCTGGAGGTTTTCGAGCTTGCTGGTGGCGTGGCGCGTCACGGCAAGTTCGAGTTGATCTTCCCGGATGCCAAGACCGTTGTCGCTGACTTTGATGCATGATTGCCCCCCGTCCCGAATTTGAATCCGGATTCGGGTTGCGCCAGCATCCAGGGCGTTTTCCACTAGTTCCTTCAGCACGCTGGACGGTTGTTCGACGACTTCGCCTGCCGCGATCTGGTTCTGCAGTTCAGGAGGCAGGAGGCGGATCTGCTTTTCAGGTTGCATGTCTTAACGGCCCAGGGAACCCAATTGCGCGAGAATGACTCGAAATTCGAAGCGGGAGTCCTCGTCGGTTTGGCTCCATGATGTTTCGGCGGAGAAGCATTGATGATCGTAGCGCAATGTCAGCCTTTTTTCCAGGTCGGTACTGGCCTCCCAATCGACACGGTACAAAAAGGCGGCACTCCACTGATTGTTAATGGCAAAGCCGCCGCCGAAGGAGGCGATACGCTGGCGCTCTTGTTCCTGTCGCAGGTATTCGTCGATCTCCTCCAGAAAATCCAGCCCGAACGATGCGTAGAGGAGATCGTCGTAGTAGGCGGAAAGGGAGTGTTCATGTTCCGTGACGCTGCCTTCGTACGTGGAGAACCAAGTCTTGTTGTTCAGGTAAAGCCAAGGGTTGATTC
The window above is part of the Deltaproteobacteria bacterium HGW-Deltaproteobacteria-18 genome. Proteins encoded here:
- a CDS encoding DUF456 domain-containing protein: MSITLAILTFLLLVIAFFTHIFSFPANWFIILILGVWAWISPESTLTLTTFLIFVAVAFLGECIEFALQTVGARKYGASSSGNWGAFAGAIFGAILGAPFFLGLGALLGAVAGAYLGCLGVELMNHRPLADAKKAALGAMIGKILGLAIKIGIGIAFLVHAFELLFGN
- a CDS encoding ribonuclease HI, whose product is MVTIYTDGSSLGNPGPGGWGAVLIWADARKELSRGYVETTNNRMEIRGVIHALEHLKRACVVHVHSDSRYVCDAISKKWIQSWIKNGWVTSAKKPVKNRDLWEQLLILLKKHKVMFHWVKAHDGNPENERCDELAKNAAKAREREVDEGYAGNS
- the hflK gene encoding FtsH protease activity modulator HflK; the encoded protein is MNWDWEKLQEKRQRQSGPMPGPDLGDLNEKVKQFKQMNLPGWRLILLAALLFWLGSGIYIVQPDEVGVVKRFGAYERTTEPGPHYRLPFPFESVLTPQVTKIQRLEVGFRGSTAFTVGTGVQVRQVPEESLMLTGDENIVDVQFIVQFLIDNAQDYLFNVANQDKTVKDAAEAAMREVIGYNKIDAALTDDKLTIQNDTRDLLQKILDSYKIGIRVVAVQLQDVHPPRQVIDAFKDVASAKEDKSRFINEAEAYENDLVPRTRGEAAAIMNQAQAYKETKILQSKGDSDRFLFVLEEYRKAKDITKKRIYLETMEEILSRPEVEKIIISNDSMQRVFPYLPLQRSGRAAVTGQGKDGGAN
- the hflC gene encoding protease modulator HflC, which gives rise to MRSIQFVIAGIGIAVFILLQCVFVVDQTERAIVLQLGKPVGNADYEPGLHFKLPFVQNVIFFDSRVLEYDAPAAEILTQDKKNMVVDNFSRWRIVNPLLFYQKVRSVQNGLSRIDDIVYSQLREALGRYTLTEIVAVERSTIMDEVTTRSNVLLGEYGIHIIDVRIKRTDLPQENQLAIYGRMKAERERQAKQYRSEGREEATKITTLADRQRAVILADARRAAEAARGEGEAAATAIYAQALSQDPDFYEFVRTMDAYKKTMKDQTQFVLTPQSEFFKYLQ
- the purE gene encoding 5-(carboxyamino)imidazole ribonucleotide mutase; this translates as MPQVAIFMGSKSDEATVRPCADVLEKLGISCTFTITSAHRTPERTSRLIKELEEDGVQVFICAAGLAAHLAGAVAAKTVRPVLGIPISASALGGWDALLATVQMPPGFPVGTLALDKVGARNAAWLAAQILALHDPELTQRILEERRKMIEQVEEDAKSL
- a CDS encoding phosphoribosylamine--glycine ligase — encoded protein: MNILIVGAGGREHSLAWKISQSPLLDKLFIAPGNGGTALLGTNVPLQDSNIDGIVAFARDNEIGLVVAGPELPLVLGLHEALNAVNIPCFGPCTFDAQLEGSKAFAKNMMRETGVPTADFQVFDNYERALDYVRGQVLPMVIKADGLAAGKGVVIAQSMSEAEEALKDMMVTQVFGEAGQTVVVEEALIGEEASFMAFCDGTTIVPMPSLQDHKRIGDGDTGLNTGGMGAYSPAPILPPDRYEAMADLAIRPITRHLAAIGQPFKGVLYAGLMMTAKGPMVLEYNVRFGDPECQPLMARLKSDLVEIMLDCVNGTLSPEKVEFHQETSCCVVMAAMGYPQNYPKGMAISGIEAAEQIESVKVFQAGTQLQDGIPVSSGGRVLGVTALGTDLQQARERAYQAVAKIHFDNSYYRKDIANKGLRRS
- a CDS encoding DNA mismatch repair protein MutL, producing MQPEKQIRLLPPELQNQIAAGEVVEQPSSVLKELVENALDAGATRIRIQIRDGGQSCIKVSDNGLGIREDQLELAVTRHATSKLENLQDLQDIKSFGFRGEALPSIASVSRFRIASARRDGEGGVLEVLHGRVVREDKTAMPRGTEVEVSDLFSNVPARLKFLKKPGTETRKCAELVARIALANPHVDFEFLNAERSVHRFLAGQELTQRLAAIWPQEVVDALHVVSHDEGSLSIQGLVGDPAMAQARPDRILIYVNSRPVQDKTILSAIREAYRGRILGKEYPQAVVFLQIPPDEVDVNVHPAKTEVRFQDDGFIFRIVRRAVLQTLERNSHQTLAVDHAQPLSVSQMHASLPAMEHRFSATVPAETETRQTPLLYDQQWPQKFASSTAAQKLFEPAGSTYPEPGTPDQNTQASQLSSDLQRASQTPRPSEVQYLGQFAQTYLILAARDEITLIDQHAAHERVLFNMMRAQGSRGDRRPLLLPLEIPLHPAQAALAQEIWTKLDELGFSLELAPGLLKLKSIPALLIPSKAKEFLQDILTGKATTMEDLWAVMACKAAIKAGDTLTADEALALVDSWQNLPEKNFCPHGRPVAVRWGVNDLEKLFKRRS